A section of the Citrus sinensis cultivar Valencia sweet orange chromosome 8, DVS_A1.0, whole genome shotgun sequence genome encodes:
- the LOC112498307 gene encoding B3 domain-containing protein At3g18960-like, with protein MASSKIVKPKVSSSTLESPFHFFKVILPSPPGDKKLMIPPLFAIKFGHELTNAATLTLPNGRQSQVSLKKDGRNVWFRDGWHEFVEIHSITLGYFLVFKYEKNSRFRVHIFDTTACEIKYPCMSEESENVKDEMVDSEDCVEISKRLFAQKSSKWNCKFGASLENSKEKYKKRTEELAEKNESDELDLCDSLGEMGIYVSKRCRISAEGKKRAIRIARLLKLKNPTFMVILLPRDKHYAYVPAKFANEFFSRDAQSVKVQVLNETEKSLHIHWRHKGGFFLSKGWAELSKAKKLAEGDICVFELIRKEDVLLKLSIFHA; from the exons ATGGCTTCTAGCAAGATAGTGAAACCCAAAGTGTCAAGTTCTACGCTGGAGAGTccctttcatttcttcaaggTTATTCTTCCTTCTCCCCCTGGAGACAAGAAGCTG ATGATTCCACCATTGTTTGCGATAAAGTTTGGACATGAACTTACTAATGCTGCTACATTAACACTTCCTAATGGCCGTCAATCGCAAGTGAGCTTGAAAAAGGATGGGAGAAATGTCTGGTTTCGTGATGGTTGGCATGAATTTGTAGAAATTCATTCAATCACCCTTGGATATTTCTTAGTTTTTAAATACGAGAAGAATTCAAGGTTTCGAGTTCATATATTTGACACAACTGCTTGCGAGATTAAGTATCCGTGTATGAGTGAAGAATCAGAAAATGTCAAGGATGAGATGGTGGACAGTGAGGACTGTGTTGAGATAAGTAAACGGTTGTTTGCTCAAAAGAGCTCAAAATGGAACTGTAAGTTTGGAGCTTCACTTGAGAACTCAAAAGAAAAGTACAAGAAGCGTACGGAAGAGTTGGCAGAGAAAAATGAATCAGATGAACTTGATTTGTGTGATTCACTTGGAGAAATGGGAATATATGTTTCTAAAAGATGTCGAATTTCGGCCGAAGGAAAGAAGAGAGCAATAAGAATTGCCAGATTATTGAAGCTGAAAAATCCTACATTCATGGTCATCTTGCTGCCAAGAGATAAACATTATGCG tATGTTCCAGCGAAATTTGCTAACGAGTTTTTCAGTAGAGATGCCCAATCTGTCAAAGTGCAAGTACTTAATGAAACAGAGAAGTCTCTGCATATCCATTGGAGGCATAAGGGGGGTTTCTTTTTATCAAAGGGATGGGCTGAACTTTCGAAGGCCAAGAAATTGGCTGAAGGAGATATATGCGTCTTCGAGCTTATCAGGAAGGAGGATGTTCTTCTAAAACTTTCAATATTTCATGCTTAA
- the LOC127899063 gene encoding B3 domain-containing transcription factor VRN1-like isoform X1 → MAFNKRPQPNASHFFKIILPYSIEEKKLRIPKNFVKNFGCELSKAATLIDPNGRISEVRIRKNGKTIWFHHGWYDFIKYYSISAGYLVVFKYVKNSTFHVLIFDMTACEINYPSKSEESKNEEFVEKEEPYEDNECDLQDFLEEMGICIARKHRIVTTEQSKRAVKFVESLELKNPSFMVILQQSDINHHRVYVPVKFAKEFFCRDTKSIKILVSNENEKPHQINWIQKGGFVFTMVRIMKSKKLKEGDICIFELIRKNKFLLKLYVLKGK, encoded by the exons ATGGCTTTTAACAAGAGACCTCAACCCAATGCGTCTCATTTCTTCAAGATTATACTTCCCTATTCCATTGAAGAAAAGAAGCTG AGGATTCCAAAGAACTTTGTGAAAAACTTTGGGTGCGAACTTTCTAAAGCTGCTACACTCATAGACCCTAATGGCCGTATTTCAGAAGTTCGTATTAGAAAGAATGGGAAAACTATTTGGTTTCATCATGGTTGGTATgactttataaaatattattcaatcTCCGCCGGGTACTTAGTGGTCTTCAAGTACGTGAAGAACTCAACTTTTCATGTTCTTATATTTGATATGACTGCTTGCGAGATAAATTATCCAAGTAAGAGTGAGGAATCAAAAAATGAAGAGTTtgtggaaaaagaagaacCATACGAAGACAATGAATGTGATTTGCAGgattttcttgaagaaatgGGAATATGTATTGCTAGAAAACACAGAATTGTTACTACTGAGCAAAGCAAGAGAGCAGTGAAATTTGTTGAATCATTGGAGCTGAAAAATCCTTCATTCATGGTTATCTTGCAGCAAAGTGACATAAATCACCATCGTGTG TATGTTCCAGTGAAATTTGCCAAAGAGTTTTTTTGCAGAGATACCAAATCCATCAAAATTCTGGTTTCCAATGAAAATGAGAAGCCTCACCAAATCAATTGGATACAGAAAGGGGGTTTTGTTTTCACAATGGTTAGAATTATGaagagcaagaaattgaaggaAGGAGATATTTGTATCTTCGAGCTTATTAGGaagaacaaatttcttttgaagCTTTATGTATTAAAGGGTAAATAG
- the LOC127899063 gene encoding B3 domain-containing transcription factor VRN1-like isoform X2 — MRQKVVFFNFQSGGSGIHYVGRIPKNFVKNFGCELSKAATLIDPNGRISEVRIRKNGKTIWFHHGWYDFIKYYSISAGYLVVFKYVKNSTFHVLIFDMTACEINYPSKSEESKNEEFVEKEEPYEDNECDLQDFLEEMGICIARKHRIVTTEQSKRAVKFVESLELKNPSFMVILQQSDINHHRVYVPVKFAKEFFCRDTKSIKILVSNENEKPHQINWIQKGGFVFTMVRIMKSKKLKEGDICIFELIRKNKFLLKLYVLKGK; from the exons ATGAGGCAAAAAGTTGtcttcttcaattttcaaaGTGGAGGAAGTGGGATTCATTATGTGGGG AGGATTCCAAAGAACTTTGTGAAAAACTTTGGGTGCGAACTTTCTAAAGCTGCTACACTCATAGACCCTAATGGCCGTATTTCAGAAGTTCGTATTAGAAAGAATGGGAAAACTATTTGGTTTCATCATGGTTGGTATgactttataaaatattattcaatcTCCGCCGGGTACTTAGTGGTCTTCAAGTACGTGAAGAACTCAACTTTTCATGTTCTTATATTTGATATGACTGCTTGCGAGATAAATTATCCAAGTAAGAGTGAGGAATCAAAAAATGAAGAGTTtgtggaaaaagaagaacCATACGAAGACAATGAATGTGATTTGCAGgattttcttgaagaaatgGGAATATGTATTGCTAGAAAACACAGAATTGTTACTACTGAGCAAAGCAAGAGAGCAGTGAAATTTGTTGAATCATTGGAGCTGAAAAATCCTTCATTCATGGTTATCTTGCAGCAAAGTGACATAAATCACCATCGTGTG TATGTTCCAGTGAAATTTGCCAAAGAGTTTTTTTGCAGAGATACCAAATCCATCAAAATTCTGGTTTCCAATGAAAATGAGAAGCCTCACCAAATCAATTGGATACAGAAAGGGGGTTTTGTTTTCACAATGGTTAGAATTATGaagagcaagaaattgaaggaAGGAGATATTTGTATCTTCGAGCTTATTAGGaagaacaaatttcttttgaagCTTTATGTATTAAAGGGTAAATAG
- the LOC102621682 gene encoding B3 domain-containing transcription factor VRN1, with translation MPSSMKKTYPHFIDVILDSTIEDKKMKIPQNFVGRFGDELSNVATLTNPEGYVMRVGITRKDGKIWFDDGWNDFVENHSIDVGYFVLFQYRKNSKFRVFIYNTTTCEIQYPSRNTFPPPRQNQATFDSSKSKNGCEMRGKTYRMEEVKVKEESDNVNDSMQDVIGTCNSEGSVHAKIHLSETQCSSVQESDLKIDSTKFKKAKHNLKDELRADSVDQVKLFALLEDMDIHICESRMTLEERQEAINVARLLKPEKPSFLVFMRASNMQLNYVYVPTSFARKYLNGEECVTVQDSDGRKLAVKVKQSRRKYLLTRWGKFFKKANVKEGDILFFEMIQMKKILLKVSVFHA, from the exons ATGCCTAGTTCCATGAAGAAGACATATCCACATTTCATCGATGTCATTCTTGACTCCACTATCGAAGATAAAAAGATG AAGATTCCACAAAATTTTGTGGGAAGATTTGGGGATGAACTCTCAAATGTCGCTACACTCACAAATCCTGAGGGCTATGTTATGCGAGTAGGTATTACAAGAAAGGATGGAAAGATTTGGTttgatgatggttggaatGACTTTGTGGAAAATCATTCAATAGATGTTGGGTACTTTGTACTTTTTCAGTACAGAAAGAACTCAAAGTTCCGAGTTTTCATTTATAATACAACTACTTGTGAGATTCAGTATCCATCCAGAAACACGTTCCCTCCTCCAAGGCAGAACCAAGCTACTTTTGACAGTTCAAAATCTAAGAATGGTTGCGAGATGCGAGGCAAGACTTACAGAATGGAAGAAGTGAAGGTGAAAGAAGAATCAGATAATGTGAATGATTCGATGCAAGATGTAATTGGAACTTGCAATTCAGAAGGATCTGTTCACGCCAAAATACACCTCAGTGAAACACAATGTTCATCGGTTCAAGAGAGTGACCTTAAGATTGATAGTACCAAATTCAAGAAAGCCAAACATAATTTGAAGGATGAGCTCCGAGCAGACAGTGTAG ACCAAGTTAAGTTGTTTGCTTTGCTTGAGGACATGGATATCCATATTTGTGAATCAAGGATGACATTGGAAGAGAGACAGGAAGCAATTAATGTTGCTAGACTCCTCAAGCCTGAAAAACCTTCATTCCTTGTTTTCATGCGGGCAAGTAACATGCAGTTAAATTATGTG TATGTGCCGACTTCATTTGCTCGGAAGTACTTGAATGGAGAAGAATGTGTCACCGTACAGGATTCTGATGGAAGGAAGTTGGCTGTGAAAGTAAAACAGAGTCGTAGGAAGTACTTATTAACCAGATGGGGTAAATTTTTCAAGAAGGCTAATGTGAAGGAAGGAgatattcttttctttgagATGATCCAGATGAAGAAAATTCTTCTGAAAGTTTCAGTATTTCATGCATAA